The following are from one region of the Magallana gigas chromosome 4, xbMagGiga1.1, whole genome shotgun sequence genome:
- the LOC136269561 gene encoding uncharacterized protein isoform X5: MSHFNQLHSSARFTFLAYQHTHFNQLLSSARFNFLTYQHTHFNQLLSSACFPFLAYQHTHFNQLLSSACFPFPAYQHTHFNHTWLFDHAHHLHPTICFNVFT, translated from the exons ATGT CACACTTCAACCAGCTCCACTCCTCTGCCCGCTTCACCTTCCTCGCCTATCAGCACA caCACTTCAACCAGCTCCTCTCCTCTGCCCGCTTCAACTTCCTCACCTATCAGCACA CACACTTCAACCAGCTCCTCTCCTCTGCCTGTTTCCCCTTCCTCGCCTATCAGCACA CACACTTCAACCAGCTCCTCTCCTCTGCCTGTTTCCCCTTCCCCGCCTATCAGCACA CACACTTCAACCACACATGGCTCTTTGACCACGCACACCACCTCCACCCCACCATCTGCTTCAACGTCTTCACATGA
- the LOC136269561 gene encoding uncharacterized protein isoform X2, whose protein sequence is MITIIFYLSLCFLAVGGFNLGEICNNGVCNWRGDGLYNGCIDDAFLRFAHFGIGGVIDLRCAHNIQVIYVDDTNLLCSDEFILSKRDITLYMNDVKCHTSTSSTPLPASPSSPISTHTSTSSSPLPVSPSPPISTHTSTTHGSLTTHTTSTPPSASTSSHDDTNDSTDDDSPHMSTLMTIVIIHMVRNIYFIQHCMFIYISHLYKVYAYCRLLCLLQKLIHAIFRL, encoded by the exons ATGATCAccatcatattttatttatctttatgtTTCTTGGCTGTGGGGGGGTTCAACCTTGGGGAAATCTGCAACAATGGAGTCTGTAATTGGCGCGGGGATGGTTTGTACAATGGTTGCATCGACGATGCCTTCTTGCGATTTGCCCATTTTGGGATTGGGGGGGTGATTGATCTCAGATGTGCGCACAATATACAAGTTATATACGTTGATGACACTAATCTGCTATGCAGCGATGAGTTCATTTTGAGCAAACGAGACATCACCCTGTACATGAATGATGTTAAATGT CACACTTCAACCAGCTCCACTCCTCTGCCCGCTTCACCTTCCTCGCCTATCAGCACA CACACTTCAACCAGCTCCTCTCCTCTGCCTGTTTCCCCTTCCCCGCCTATCAGCACA CACACTTCAACCACACATGGCTCTTTGACCACGCACACCACCTCCACCCCACCATCTGCTTCAACGTCTTCACATGACGACACA AATGACTCGACTGATGATGATAGCCCCCACATGAGCACTCTCATGACCATTGTCATCA TCCACATGGTgagaaacatttattttatacagcattgcatgtttatatatatatcccaCCTGTATAAAGTATATGCATATTGTAGATTGCTTTGCTTACTGCAGAAACTAATACATGCTATATTTAGACTGTAA
- the LOC136269561 gene encoding uncharacterized protein isoform X1: MITIIFYLSLCFLAVGGFNLGEICNNGVCNWRGDGLYNGCIDDAFLRFAHFGIGGVIDLRCAHNIQVIYVDDTNLLCSDEFILSKRDITLYMNDVKCHTSTSSSPLPASPSSPTSTHTSTSSSPLPVSPSPPISTHTSTTHGSLTTHTTSTPPSASTSSHDDTNDSTDDDSPHMSTLMTIVIIHMVRNIYFIQHCMFIYISHLYKVYAYCRLLCLLQKLIHAIFRL; this comes from the exons ATGATCAccatcatattttatttatctttatgtTTCTTGGCTGTGGGGGGGTTCAACCTTGGGGAAATCTGCAACAATGGAGTCTGTAATTGGCGCGGGGATGGTTTGTACAATGGTTGCATCGACGATGCCTTCTTGCGATTTGCCCATTTTGGGATTGGGGGGGTGATTGATCTCAGATGTGCGCACAATATACAAGTTATATACGTTGATGACACTAATCTGCTATGCAGCGATGAGTTCATTTTGAGCAAACGAGACATCACCCTGTACATGAATGATGTTAAATGT cACACTTCAACCAGCTCCTCTCCTCTGCCCGCTTCACCTTCCTCGCCTACCAGCACA CACACTTCAACCAGCTCCTCTCCTCTGCCTGTTTCCCCTTCCCCGCCTATCAGCACA CACACTTCAACCACACATGGCTCTTTGACCACGCACACCACCTCCACCCCACCATCTGCTTCAACGTCTTCACATGACGACACA AATGACTCGACTGATGATGATAGCCCCCACATGAGCACTCTCATGACCATTGTCATCA TCCACATGGTgagaaacatttattttatacagcattgcatgtttatatatatatcccaCCTGTATAAAGTATATGCATATTGTAGATTGCTTTGCTTACTGCAGAAACTAATACATGCTATATTTAGACTGTAA
- the LOC136269561 gene encoding uncharacterized protein isoform X4 gives MSHFNQLHSSARFTFLAYQHTHFNQLLSSARFNFLTYQHTHFNQLLSSACFPFLAYQHTHFNQLLSSARFTFLAYQHTHFNQLLSSACFPFPAYQHTHFNHTWLFDHAHHLHPTICFNVFT, from the exons ATGT CACACTTCAACCAGCTCCACTCCTCTGCCCGCTTCACCTTCCTCGCCTATCAGCACA caCACTTCAACCAGCTCCTCTCCTCTGCCCGCTTCAACTTCCTCACCTATCAGCACA CACACTTCAACCAGCTCCTCTCCTCTGCCTGTTTCCCCTTCCTCGCCTATCAGCACA cACACTTCAACCAGCTCCTCTCCTCTGCCCGCTTCACCTTCCTCGCCTACCAGCACA CACACTTCAACCAGCTCCTCTCCTCTGCCTGTTTCCCCTTCCCCGCCTATCAGCACA CACACTTCAACCACACATGGCTCTTTGACCACGCACACCACCTCCACCCCACCATCTGCTTCAACGTCTTCACATGA
- the LOC136269561 gene encoding uncharacterized protein isoform X3: protein MITIIFYLSLCFLAVGGFNLGEICNNGVCNWRGDGLYNGCIDDAFLRFAHFGIGGVIDLRCAHNIQVIYVDDTNLLCSDEFILSKRDITLYMNDVKCHTSTSSSPLPASPSSPTSTHTSTTHGSLTTHTTSTPPSASTSSHDDTNDSTDDDSPHMSTLMTIVIIHMVRNIYFIQHCMFIYISHLYKVYAYCRLLCLLQKLIHAIFRL from the exons ATGATCAccatcatattttatttatctttatgtTTCTTGGCTGTGGGGGGGTTCAACCTTGGGGAAATCTGCAACAATGGAGTCTGTAATTGGCGCGGGGATGGTTTGTACAATGGTTGCATCGACGATGCCTTCTTGCGATTTGCCCATTTTGGGATTGGGGGGGTGATTGATCTCAGATGTGCGCACAATATACAAGTTATATACGTTGATGACACTAATCTGCTATGCAGCGATGAGTTCATTTTGAGCAAACGAGACATCACCCTGTACATGAATGATGTTAAATGT cACACTTCAACCAGCTCCTCTCCTCTGCCCGCTTCACCTTCCTCGCCTACCAGCACA CACACTTCAACCACACATGGCTCTTTGACCACGCACACCACCTCCACCCCACCATCTGCTTCAACGTCTTCACATGACGACACA AATGACTCGACTGATGATGATAGCCCCCACATGAGCACTCTCATGACCATTGTCATCA TCCACATGGTgagaaacatttattttatacagcattgcatgtttatatatatatcccaCCTGTATAAAGTATATGCATATTGTAGATTGCTTTGCTTACTGCAGAAACTAATACATGCTATATTTAGACTGTAA